A section of the Roseomonas marmotae genome encodes:
- a CDS encoding DUF927 domain-containing protein — protein MFEPLTPQEVAAAGATPRRDKTPIIPVPADAPPMTFQHPRYGSPSKVWPYHSADGALVGFAARFDFTAEDGTPDKDVLPITFCDLGNGKRGWRSKGIPNPRPLYRLPEILQKPAAWVIVAEGEKSADAAALLFPEMVATTPMHGAKSPHKTDWSVLARRTVVIATDHDQAGQDFGDKVHDLLVEAGMGEPEGAPRILHLHPDRLAAWTWQDGQKVLREGEIPQGWDIADAQAEGWTAERVAELRSDPAFLPPYLNAEAREEIEEAVKGAAGAKLAAAEKRREWPFRLVANGVEKKVERTDKETGETTTEWKWFCSHLEVSAETRDSQGGEWGRLLVVVDRDKTPKEWAMPMAMLAGDGTAYRERLLSMGLEIAPGRFAREALHEYISTARPKHKARCVSRIGWHGKSFVLPDGAIGAKDGETVILQTAGALDHAFRVGGTLEGWQQEVARYAAGNSRLGLAISAAFAAPLLQLTGAESGGFHLRGASSTGKSTALVVAGSAWGGGGLKGYVKQWRATDNGLEAVAAGHSDALLCLDELSQIAPAAAGAAAYMIANGSGKVRAGRSGEGRAAAEWRSLFLSSGEISIADKLAEDGKGRRAAAGQQVRVVDIPADAGARLGLFENLHGFVSAEAFARHLKAAATEHYGHAARSFLEALAAAPEAAAQAVAQFRGEFLAEHCPKGADGQIERVAGRFALAAAAGEMATAFGVLPWQPGEATKAAAKCLAAWLDVRGGIESSEARDAIAAVRRFIELHGASRFERMWEEEGKLVSAQDERIINRAGYRRKDAQGGVEYLILPETWKAEVCAGMDATSVAQTLKAKGLLIPASDGKLQDRARLPGSTHPVRHYHLTSGILGDA, from the coding sequence ATGTTCGAACCCCTGACGCCGCAGGAAGTGGCGGCTGCCGGAGCGACGCCGAGAAGAGACAAGACGCCGATCATCCCGGTGCCGGCCGATGCGCCGCCAATGACGTTCCAGCATCCGCGCTATGGCAGCCCCAGCAAGGTCTGGCCCTACCATTCGGCTGATGGTGCGCTAGTCGGTTTCGCCGCGCGCTTCGACTTTACGGCTGAGGACGGCACGCCCGATAAGGACGTGCTGCCCATCACGTTCTGCGATCTCGGCAATGGCAAGCGCGGCTGGCGCTCTAAGGGCATTCCCAATCCTCGCCCGCTCTACCGCCTGCCGGAGATCCTGCAGAAGCCTGCGGCCTGGGTGATCGTGGCCGAGGGCGAGAAGTCGGCGGATGCCGCCGCGCTGCTGTTCCCGGAGATGGTGGCCACCACGCCGATGCACGGCGCCAAGTCGCCCCACAAGACAGACTGGAGCGTGCTGGCCAGGCGCACGGTGGTGATTGCCACCGACCACGACCAAGCCGGGCAGGACTTTGGCGACAAGGTGCATGACCTGCTGGTGGAGGCCGGCATGGGTGAGCCGGAAGGCGCGCCCCGCATCCTGCACCTGCACCCCGATCGGCTGGCCGCCTGGACCTGGCAGGACGGACAGAAGGTGCTGCGTGAGGGTGAGATCCCGCAGGGCTGGGACATTGCCGACGCGCAGGCCGAAGGCTGGACCGCCGAGCGCGTGGCCGAGCTGCGGAGTGATCCGGCATTCCTGCCGCCCTACCTGAACGCTGAGGCCCGCGAGGAGATCGAGGAAGCGGTGAAAGGCGCAGCCGGCGCCAAACTGGCGGCGGCTGAGAAGCGCCGGGAATGGCCCTTCCGCCTGGTGGCCAATGGCGTCGAGAAGAAGGTGGAGCGCACCGACAAGGAGACAGGCGAGACCACCACGGAATGGAAGTGGTTCTGTTCGCACCTAGAGGTGTCCGCCGAGACCCGTGACAGCCAGGGCGGCGAGTGGGGCCGCCTGCTGGTGGTGGTGGATCGCGACAAGACGCCGAAGGAATGGGCCATGCCCATGGCGATGCTGGCTGGCGATGGCACGGCATACCGCGAGCGGCTGCTGTCCATGGGGCTGGAGATCGCCCCTGGCCGTTTCGCCCGGGAAGCCCTGCACGAATACATCAGCACCGCCCGCCCGAAGCATAAGGCGCGCTGCGTCAGCCGCATCGGGTGGCACGGCAAGTCCTTCGTGCTGCCGGATGGTGCGATCGGCGCCAAGGACGGGGAGACTGTGATCCTGCAGACTGCGGGCGCGCTGGACCACGCCTTCCGGGTGGGCGGCACGCTGGAGGGCTGGCAGCAGGAGGTGGCACGCTATGCCGCCGGCAATTCCCGCCTGGGCCTAGCGATCTCGGCCGCCTTTGCCGCGCCCCTGCTGCAACTGACGGGCGCCGAGAGCGGCGGCTTCCATCTGCGTGGTGCGTCCAGCACCGGCAAGTCCACTGCGCTGGTGGTGGCTGGATCCGCCTGGGGCGGCGGCGGGCTGAAGGGCTACGTGAAGCAGTGGCGGGCCACCGATAACGGCCTGGAGGCTGTGGCTGCCGGGCATTCCGATGCGCTGCTGTGCCTCGACGAGTTGTCGCAGATTGCGCCGGCGGCGGCCGGTGCGGCGGCCTACATGATCGCCAACGGTTCGGGGAAGGTCCGTGCTGGGCGGAGCGGCGAGGGCAGGGCGGCGGCTGAGTGGCGGTCGCTGTTCCTGTCCAGCGGCGAGATCAGCATTGCCGACAAGCTGGCAGAGGACGGCAAGGGGCGGCGGGCTGCGGCTGGTCAGCAGGTGCGCGTTGTAGATATCCCGGCCGACGCTGGCGCCCGCCTGGGCTTGTTTGAGAACCTGCACGGCTTCGTCAGCGCCGAGGCCTTCGCCCGTCACCTTAAGGCGGCGGCAACCGAGCACTACGGCCATGCGGCCCGCAGCTTCCTGGAAGCCTTGGCTGCTGCCCCTGAGGCGGCGGCGCAGGCGGTGGCACAGTTCCGCGGCGAGTTCCTTGCGGAGCACTGCCCAAAGGGTGCTGACGGCCAGATTGAGCGTGTGGCTGGCCGGTTCGCGCTGGCTGCTGCTGCCGGCGAGATGGCTACCGCCTTCGGTGTGCTGCCGTGGCAGCCGGGCGAGGCGACTAAGGCGGCGGCGAAGTGCCTGGCCGCCTGGCTGGACGTGCGCGGCGGCATCGAGAGCAGCGAAGCGCGGGATGCTATTGCCGCAGTGCGCCGGTTCATTGAACTCCATGGCGCGTCTCGCTTCGAGCGCATGTGGGAAGAAGAGGGCAAGCTGGTCAGCGCGCAGGATGAGCGGATCATCAACCGGGCCGGCTACCGGCGGAAGGATGCTCAGGGCGGCGTGGAGTACCTGATCCTGCCTGAGACCTGGAAGGCTGAAGTTTGCGCCGGCATGGACGCTACTTCTGTGGCGCAGACGCTGAAGGCCAAGGGGCTGCTGATCCCGGCCAGCGATGGCAAGTTGCAGGATCGGGCCCGGCTGCCGGGCTCCACCCATCCGGTGCGGCACTATCACCTGACCTCCGGAATCCTGGGCGATGCCTGA
- a CDS encoding phage portal protein — protein sequence MVALPDMARTIPLLGSIKALFSAPESRAASGTLKDAWTALLLGSGGPTAAGVSVSPETAMRSTAVFGAVKVLAETVSQLPIHVYRQNADGGRERASDHPVEALLSDAANPWTPASEFRLIMETQLALHGNAYAWIGRGAAGVEELIPLESQRVAVEADAVTMEPSYTVTDANGHQRTYGRTEILHIRGVGAGLYKGDSPVVLAREAIALSMVLEKHGAGLFGRGARPAGILETPNFLTAEQRAALSASWNGQHQGGSNAGKTAILESGLKFVPLQLSSVDAQFLEMRKFQLQEIARVWRVPLHLLADLDRVTHSNAEELGRQFLTFTLLPILRAWQDALRLTLLTPEERRAGLYIEFLVDDLARADLSARFTSYSQAVAAGIYNPNEIRAMENRSPYAGGEVYTRPVNTAAVDKPAGGDTDA from the coding sequence GTGGTAGCGCTGCCAGACATGGCGCGCACCATTCCCCTGCTGGGTAGCATCAAAGCCCTGTTCTCCGCCCCCGAAAGTCGGGCGGCTTCCGGCACTCTGAAGGACGCATGGACCGCGCTGCTGCTGGGCAGCGGCGGCCCTACGGCAGCGGGTGTCTCTGTCTCCCCCGAAACCGCGATGCGCAGCACGGCCGTGTTTGGTGCCGTCAAGGTGCTTGCCGAGACCGTCTCTCAGCTTCCCATCCATGTGTACCGCCAGAACGCCGATGGTGGCCGCGAGCGCGCAAGCGACCATCCGGTGGAAGCGCTGCTGTCCGACGCGGCCAATCCCTGGACGCCGGCCAGCGAGTTTCGGCTGATCATGGAGACCCAGCTTGCTCTGCATGGGAACGCCTATGCCTGGATCGGGCGGGGCGCTGCAGGCGTGGAGGAACTGATCCCGCTGGAAAGCCAGCGCGTGGCTGTGGAAGCCGACGCTGTGACCATGGAGCCCAGCTACACGGTCACTGATGCCAATGGCCATCAGCGCACCTATGGCCGCACTGAGATCCTGCATATCCGCGGCGTTGGCGCTGGGCTTTACAAGGGCGACAGCCCAGTTGTGCTGGCGCGTGAGGCTATCGCGCTGTCGATGGTGCTGGAGAAGCACGGCGCCGGCCTGTTCGGTCGTGGCGCACGTCCTGCTGGCATCCTGGAGACGCCCAACTTCCTGACGGCTGAGCAGCGCGCCGCCCTCAGCGCCAGTTGGAACGGCCAGCACCAGGGCGGATCGAACGCCGGCAAGACGGCCATCCTGGAGAGCGGCCTGAAGTTCGTCCCGCTGCAGCTTTCCTCTGTGGATGCGCAGTTCCTGGAGATGCGGAAGTTCCAGTTGCAGGAGATCGCCCGCGTCTGGCGCGTGCCCCTGCACCTGCTGGCAGACCTGGACCGCGTGACGCACAGCAATGCCGAAGAGCTGGGCCGCCAGTTCCTGACCTTCACGCTGCTGCCGATCCTGCGTGCCTGGCAGGATGCCCTGCGGCTGACGCTGCTGACGCCGGAGGAGCGCCGCGCCGGTCTCTACATCGAATTTCTGGTGGACGACTTGGCCCGCGCCGACCTGTCCGCCCGCTTCACGTCCTACAGCCAGGCGGTGGCCGCCGGCATCTACAACCCGAACGAGATCCGCGCCATGGAGAACCGTAGCCCATACGCTGGCGGCGAGGTCTACACCCGCCCCGTGAATACGGCCGCTGTTGATAAGCCGGCGGGGGGCGACACCGATGCTTGA